The following are encoded together in the Ictalurus punctatus breed USDA103 chromosome 1, Coco_2.0, whole genome shotgun sequence genome:
- the has2 gene encoding hyaluronan synthase 2 isoform X2, translated as MMKCDNLVTYLRIIGTTLFGVSLLVGISTAYIMGYQFFTTTGNYLSFGLYGAILVIHLIIQSLFALLEHRNMRRSMETPIKLNKSLALCIAAYQEDPNYLRKCLISVKRLTYPNIKVIMVIDGNNEDDCYMMDIFRDIMGREKAATYVWKNNYHHLGPDENEESYTESLQHVAQLVLSNKCVCIMQKWGGKREVMYTAFKALGKSVDYVQVCDSDTMLDPACSVEMAKVLEEDPMVGGVGGDVQILNKYESWVSFLSSVRYWMAFNIERACQSYFGCVQCISGPLGMYRNSLLHEFLEDWYNQTFMGSHCSFGDDRHLTNRVLSLGYATKYTARSKCLTETPITYLRWLNQQTRWSKSYFREWLYNSMWFHKHHLWMTYEAVITGFFPFFLIATAIQLFYHGRIWNILLFLLIVQAVALIKSSFAGFLRGNIVMVFMSFYSVLYMSSLLPAKMFAIATINKSGWGTSGRKTVVTNFIGLIPISVWFTILFIGILYTIVQETRKPFPNSEKIVLIIGAIVYASYWAVFLTLYMVLIAKCGKRKKDQQYDMVLDV; from the exons ATG ATGAAATGTGATAACCTGGTCACCTACTTGAGGATTATTGGGACAACACTGTTTGGTGTCTCGCTGCTAGTGGGAATCTCTACTGCCTACATCATGGGCTATCAGTTCTTCACGACTACAGGCAATTACCTGTCCTTTGGTCTTTACGGAGCCATTTTGGTCATTCACCTCATCATCCAGAGTTTGTTTGCGCTGTTAGAACACAGAAACATGCGGCGGTCCATGGAGACACCAATCAAACTCAACAAGTCACTGGCACTTTGCATCGCTGCCTACCAGGAAGACCCCAATTACTTGAGAAAGTGTTTGATATCAGTTAAGAGGCTCACCTATCCAAACATCAAGGTCATTATGGTGATTGATGGGAATAACGAAGATGACTGCTACATGATGGACATCTTTCGGGACATAATGGGCCGGGAAAAGGCAGCCACCTATGTCTGGAAAAATAACTACCACCACCTAGGGCCAGACGAGAACGAGGAGTCATACACCGAGAGCCTGCAGCATGTCGCTCAGCTGGTGCTCAGcaataagtgtgtgtgcattatgCAGAAGTGGGGAGGAAAGAGGGAAGTCATGTACACAGCCTTCAAAGCCCTGGGGAAGAGTGTCGACTATGTGCAG GTGTGTGACTCGGACACCATGCTGGATCCTGCTTGTTCAGTGGAGATGGCAAAGGTTCTAGAGGAAGACCCCATGGTGGGAGGAGTTGGGGGAGATGTACAG ATTCTGAACAAATATGAATCGTGGGTGTCCTTCCTGAGCAGCGTGCGCTACTGGATGGCCTTTAACATTGAGAGAGCCTGCCAGTCCTACTTCGGCTGTGTGCAGTGTATCAGCGGCCCATTGGGAATGTACAGGAACTCTCTTCTCCATGAGTTTCTGGAGGACTGGTACAATCAGACGTTCATGGGCAGCCATTGCAGCTTTGGTGATGACCGACATCTCACAAATCGTGTGCTAAGCCTTGGCTATGCTACTAAATACACAGCACGCTCCAAGTGCCTGACCGAAACACCTATCACATACCTGCGCTGGCTCAATCAGCAAACACGCTGGAGCAAGTCATACTTCCGAGAGTGGCTCTACAACTCTATGTGGTTCCACAAGCACCATCTGTGGATGACCTACGAGGCAGTTATAACTGGcttcttccctttctttcttaTCGCCACGGCCATCCAGCTGTTCTACCATGGTCGCATCTGGAACATTCTTCTCTTCCTACTGATTGTACAGGCTGTGGCACTCATCAAGTCTTCGTTTGCCGGCTTTTTGCGAGGCAACATCGTCATGGTCTTCATGTCTTTCTACTCAGTGTTATACATGTCCAGTCTTCTACCAGCAAAGATGTTCGCAATAGCCACGATAAACAAGTCCGGTTGGGGTACTTCGGGGAGGAAGACAGTAGTCACAAACTTCATTGGCCTCATCCCCATCTCAGTCTGGTTCACAATTCTATTTATCGGCATCCTGTATACCATTGTCCAAGAGACACGAAAACCTTTTCCAAATTCTGAGAAGATAGTCTTAATAATAGGTGCAATAGTGTATGCCAGCTACTGGGCTGTATTCTTGACTTTGTACATGGTTCTTATAGCAAAGTGTGGCAAAAGGAAGAAAGATCAGCAGTATGACATGGTGCTTGATGTCTGA
- the has2 gene encoding hyaluronan synthase 2 isoform X1, giving the protein MSSQSSCFKMKCDNLVTYLRIIGTTLFGVSLLVGISTAYIMGYQFFTTTGNYLSFGLYGAILVIHLIIQSLFALLEHRNMRRSMETPIKLNKSLALCIAAYQEDPNYLRKCLISVKRLTYPNIKVIMVIDGNNEDDCYMMDIFRDIMGREKAATYVWKNNYHHLGPDENEESYTESLQHVAQLVLSNKCVCIMQKWGGKREVMYTAFKALGKSVDYVQVCDSDTMLDPACSVEMAKVLEEDPMVGGVGGDVQILNKYESWVSFLSSVRYWMAFNIERACQSYFGCVQCISGPLGMYRNSLLHEFLEDWYNQTFMGSHCSFGDDRHLTNRVLSLGYATKYTARSKCLTETPITYLRWLNQQTRWSKSYFREWLYNSMWFHKHHLWMTYEAVITGFFPFFLIATAIQLFYHGRIWNILLFLLIVQAVALIKSSFAGFLRGNIVMVFMSFYSVLYMSSLLPAKMFAIATINKSGWGTSGRKTVVTNFIGLIPISVWFTILFIGILYTIVQETRKPFPNSEKIVLIIGAIVYASYWAVFLTLYMVLIAKCGKRKKDQQYDMVLDV; this is encoded by the exons ATGTCATCTCAAAGTAGCTGCTTCAAG ATGAAATGTGATAACCTGGTCACCTACTTGAGGATTATTGGGACAACACTGTTTGGTGTCTCGCTGCTAGTGGGAATCTCTACTGCCTACATCATGGGCTATCAGTTCTTCACGACTACAGGCAATTACCTGTCCTTTGGTCTTTACGGAGCCATTTTGGTCATTCACCTCATCATCCAGAGTTTGTTTGCGCTGTTAGAACACAGAAACATGCGGCGGTCCATGGAGACACCAATCAAACTCAACAAGTCACTGGCACTTTGCATCGCTGCCTACCAGGAAGACCCCAATTACTTGAGAAAGTGTTTGATATCAGTTAAGAGGCTCACCTATCCAAACATCAAGGTCATTATGGTGATTGATGGGAATAACGAAGATGACTGCTACATGATGGACATCTTTCGGGACATAATGGGCCGGGAAAAGGCAGCCACCTATGTCTGGAAAAATAACTACCACCACCTAGGGCCAGACGAGAACGAGGAGTCATACACCGAGAGCCTGCAGCATGTCGCTCAGCTGGTGCTCAGcaataagtgtgtgtgcattatgCAGAAGTGGGGAGGAAAGAGGGAAGTCATGTACACAGCCTTCAAAGCCCTGGGGAAGAGTGTCGACTATGTGCAG GTGTGTGACTCGGACACCATGCTGGATCCTGCTTGTTCAGTGGAGATGGCAAAGGTTCTAGAGGAAGACCCCATGGTGGGAGGAGTTGGGGGAGATGTACAG ATTCTGAACAAATATGAATCGTGGGTGTCCTTCCTGAGCAGCGTGCGCTACTGGATGGCCTTTAACATTGAGAGAGCCTGCCAGTCCTACTTCGGCTGTGTGCAGTGTATCAGCGGCCCATTGGGAATGTACAGGAACTCTCTTCTCCATGAGTTTCTGGAGGACTGGTACAATCAGACGTTCATGGGCAGCCATTGCAGCTTTGGTGATGACCGACATCTCACAAATCGTGTGCTAAGCCTTGGCTATGCTACTAAATACACAGCACGCTCCAAGTGCCTGACCGAAACACCTATCACATACCTGCGCTGGCTCAATCAGCAAACACGCTGGAGCAAGTCATACTTCCGAGAGTGGCTCTACAACTCTATGTGGTTCCACAAGCACCATCTGTGGATGACCTACGAGGCAGTTATAACTGGcttcttccctttctttcttaTCGCCACGGCCATCCAGCTGTTCTACCATGGTCGCATCTGGAACATTCTTCTCTTCCTACTGATTGTACAGGCTGTGGCACTCATCAAGTCTTCGTTTGCCGGCTTTTTGCGAGGCAACATCGTCATGGTCTTCATGTCTTTCTACTCAGTGTTATACATGTCCAGTCTTCTACCAGCAAAGATGTTCGCAATAGCCACGATAAACAAGTCCGGTTGGGGTACTTCGGGGAGGAAGACAGTAGTCACAAACTTCATTGGCCTCATCCCCATCTCAGTCTGGTTCACAATTCTATTTATCGGCATCCTGTATACCATTGTCCAAGAGACACGAAAACCTTTTCCAAATTCTGAGAAGATAGTCTTAATAATAGGTGCAATAGTGTATGCCAGCTACTGGGCTGTATTCTTGACTTTGTACATGGTTCTTATAGCAAAGTGTGGCAAAAGGAAGAAAGATCAGCAGTATGACATGGTGCTTGATGTCTGA